A genomic region of Kribbella sp. NBC_00382 contains the following coding sequences:
- a CDS encoding zf-HC2 domain-containing protein, protein MSDPYREWDAAYLLGALSAKDRRAYEGHLADCQECSEAIKELAGVPGTLAVLPDDRALATLTAPPPNLLPGLVRSVQRDRRRKRYRLAAVVAATAATAAVAGVVFQGTLGRDEPSSDTVVLAQTVASKLTADARLVDEPWGTTIEISCRYEELATPSERARGYELYVTDDSGKATLLASWTAAPGTTVKPATTTKLHRAQIKGLDIRGAESGRVLLAVSF, encoded by the coding sequence ATGAGCGACCCGTACCGGGAGTGGGATGCGGCGTACCTGCTCGGGGCGTTGTCGGCGAAGGACCGGCGGGCCTACGAGGGACACCTGGCCGACTGCCAGGAGTGTTCGGAGGCGATAAAGGAGCTGGCCGGCGTACCGGGGACTCTGGCGGTACTGCCGGACGACCGGGCGCTGGCCACCCTCACCGCCCCTCCGCCCAACCTGCTGCCGGGCCTGGTGCGCAGTGTGCAACGGGACCGGCGGCGCAAGCGGTACCGGCTCGCTGCGGTGGTGGCTGCTACAGCCGCCACCGCGGCGGTCGCCGGCGTGGTGTTCCAGGGGACGCTCGGCAGAGATGAGCCCAGCAGCGACACTGTGGTCCTGGCGCAGACAGTGGCGAGCAAGCTCACCGCCGACGCGAGGCTGGTGGACGAGCCGTGGGGGACCACTATCGAGATCAGCTGCCGCTACGAGGAGCTGGCCACGCCCAGTGAGCGGGCTCGCGGCTACGAGCTGTACGTCACCGACGACAGCGGCAAGGCGACACTGCTGGCGAGCTGGACGGCAGCCCCCGGTACGACGGTGAAGCCGGCCACCACGACCAAGCTGCACCGCGCCCAGATCAAGGGGCTCGACATCCGCGGCGCCGAGTCGGGCCGAGTGCTGCTGGCCGTCTCTTTCTGA
- the pqqA gene encoding pyrroloquinoline quinone precursor peptide PqqA: MVETTQQRETWIAPDFLEFETPTEVTSYAARID; this comes from the coding sequence ATGGTGGAAACAACGCAGCAGCGCGAAACCTGGATCGCCCCGGACTTCCTGGAGTTCGAGACTCCGACCGAAGTCACCTCCTACGCGGCGCGGATCGACTGA
- a CDS encoding DoxX family protein — translation MSVLERWQDQVLAVFRIVVGFLFATHGIASMFGVLGTKQVEAFVWPGWWASAIQVVAGALVMVGLGTRYAALLCSGSMAYAYFTVHQPGGLFPVENGGEKPALFAFAFLLIAFFGSGVWALEKLPVFKQQEARQLAAATE, via the coding sequence ATGAGTGTGCTGGAGCGCTGGCAGGACCAGGTACTGGCCGTTTTCCGGATCGTTGTGGGGTTCTTGTTCGCGACGCATGGGATCGCGTCGATGTTCGGCGTGCTGGGGACCAAGCAGGTGGAGGCGTTCGTCTGGCCGGGGTGGTGGGCGTCGGCGATCCAGGTTGTCGCGGGGGCGCTCGTGATGGTGGGGTTGGGGACCCGGTACGCCGCTTTGCTGTGCTCTGGTTCGATGGCCTACGCGTACTTCACCGTGCATCAGCCTGGTGGGCTGTTCCCGGTGGAGAACGGTGGCGAGAAGCCGGCGTTGTTCGCGTTCGCGTTCCTGCTGATCGCGTTCTTCGGGTCTGGTGTCTGGGCGCTGGAGAAGTTGCCGGTGTTCAAGCAGCAGGAGGCGCGGCAGCTGGCAGCTGCGACTGAGTGA
- a CDS encoding GntR family transcriptional regulator, which yields MSERKLDRSGGQSLWKQLQQELVRRLRAGEFDDLFPGELALVEEYQVSRHTVRQALGKLRADGLIVAERGRQPRVATSPEIRQPMGALYSLFSSVEASGLPQHSVVRALDVRADGVIASRLDLEASIPLVYLERVRFAGDEPLALDRVWLPASLASGLLDADFGHTSLYNELAERTGLRLDHGREDIRAVNPTPAERALLHCPADAAAFSINRLGHAQGRKIEWRHTVVRGDRFALAAEFSAHTGYRLAPAAAGTALS from the coding sequence ATGAGCGAGCGCAAGCTGGATCGCAGCGGTGGACAGTCGCTGTGGAAGCAGCTGCAGCAGGAGCTGGTACGCCGTCTGCGGGCCGGCGAGTTCGACGACCTGTTCCCCGGCGAGCTCGCGCTGGTGGAGGAGTACCAGGTGAGCCGCCACACCGTCCGCCAGGCGCTCGGCAAGCTCCGGGCCGACGGGCTGATCGTCGCCGAGCGTGGGCGCCAGCCCCGAGTCGCCACCTCACCGGAGATCCGGCAGCCGATGGGTGCGCTCTACAGCCTCTTCTCGTCGGTCGAGGCGTCTGGGCTGCCGCAGCACAGCGTCGTACGGGCTCTGGATGTCCGGGCCGACGGAGTGATCGCCAGCAGGCTGGATCTGGAGGCGTCGATCCCGCTGGTCTACCTGGAGCGGGTGCGGTTCGCAGGGGACGAGCCGCTGGCGCTGGACCGCGTGTGGTTGCCCGCGTCGCTCGCCTCGGGGCTACTGGACGCCGACTTCGGCCATACGAGCCTATACAACGAGTTGGCCGAGCGCACCGGGCTACGGCTCGACCATGGCCGGGAGGACATCCGGGCGGTCAACCCGACGCCGGCTGAGCGAGCACTGCTGCACTGCCCGGCCGACGCGGCCGCCTTCTCGATCAACCGGCTAGGGCACGCCCAGGGCCGCAAGATCGAGTGGCGGCACACCGTAGTACGGGGTGACCGGTTTGCTCTGGCTGCTGAGTTCTCCGCCCACACCGGGTACCGCCTGGCGCCGGCTGCGGCTGGTACTGCGCTTTCCTAG
- a CDS encoding MBL fold metallo-hydrolase: protein MTLTWWGNHAWEIRCGKYVVLTDPWLTRFKTGTYSAEGADPGTRVVSRPDVVDRYVSGADAVLVHHGHYDHIPDVPYVARKTGATVLGNESHLNLLRAMQAPADQLSQVSGGEYLPFEGFTIEVFRSVHSCGGKRHQFAFPGTRPGAVPARPRTIADLVEGGTLAYVITIGGLRILSLSTAGFDANELRDLQVDVVLAAPGGEPGVTDRLLQTIKPVKTVIATHWDDFDQPLDKSAVDWGGLAKLRTSAEAAGSTFVTVDHLKSITL, encoded by the coding sequence GTGACGCTCACGTGGTGGGGGAATCACGCTTGGGAGATCAGGTGTGGGAAGTACGTGGTGCTGACTGACCCCTGGTTGACCAGGTTCAAGACTGGGACCTACAGCGCTGAGGGGGCTGATCCCGGGACTCGGGTGGTCAGTCGGCCGGACGTGGTTGATCGGTACGTGAGTGGGGCCGATGCGGTGCTGGTGCATCACGGGCACTACGACCACATCCCCGATGTGCCATATGTTGCACGCAAAACCGGGGCGACGGTGTTGGGGAACGAGTCGCATCTCAATCTGCTGCGGGCGATGCAGGCGCCGGCCGACCAGCTGTCGCAGGTGAGCGGTGGGGAGTACCTGCCGTTCGAAGGGTTCACCATCGAGGTGTTCCGGTCGGTGCATTCGTGTGGTGGGAAGCGGCATCAGTTCGCGTTCCCGGGGACGCGGCCGGGGGCGGTACCGGCGCGGCCGCGGACGATCGCTGACCTGGTGGAGGGTGGCACGCTCGCCTACGTGATCACGATCGGCGGGTTGCGGATCCTCAGCCTCAGTACTGCGGGCTTCGATGCCAATGAATTAAGGGATCTGCAGGTCGATGTCGTGCTCGCGGCGCCCGGCGGCGAGCCCGGCGTGACCGATCGGTTGCTGCAGACGATCAAGCCGGTGAAGACGGTGATCGCCACCCACTGGGACGACTTCGATCAGCCACTGGACAAGTCGGCGGTCGACTGGGGCGGCCTGGCCAAACTCCGCACCTCGGCCGAGGCCGCCGGCTCGACATTCGTCACCGTCGATCACCTGAAGTCGATCACGCTCTGA
- a CDS encoding RidA family protein, translating to MSQLSHLNPEGVAPGNGYSHVVSGPGRWVAISGQVAFDAEGNLVGEGDAGAQARQVFANLERCLDAAGATFADVVKLNFFVTDVAYLPAIRVARDAHIDTDKPPASTAVQVVALFRPDVLIEVEAYAVVAE from the coding sequence TTGAGTCAGCTCAGTCATCTGAACCCCGAAGGTGTTGCGCCGGGGAACGGGTACAGCCATGTGGTCAGCGGGCCCGGGCGGTGGGTCGCGATTTCTGGGCAGGTCGCGTTTGATGCCGAGGGCAACCTTGTTGGGGAGGGGGATGCGGGGGCGCAGGCTCGGCAGGTGTTTGCCAATCTCGAGCGTTGCCTGGACGCGGCCGGTGCGACGTTTGCGGATGTGGTGAAGTTGAACTTCTTCGTCACGGATGTGGCGTATCTGCCGGCTATCCGGGTTGCGCGGGATGCTCACATCGACACGGACAAACCGCCGGCCAGTACTGCGGTGCAGGTTGTTGCGTTGTTCCGGCCAGATGTGTTGATCGAGGTCGAGGCGTACGCGGTCGTCGCTGAGTAG
- a CDS encoding YeiH family protein: MVEPEPVSKPHFIERVPGLLVVLALAGAAVPLGRLVPVIGGPVFGIVLGVLAGVLVPALRGSWSRPGYEFASKTLLQLSIVVLGTGLSLQQVVKVGGESLPVMLGTLTVALGGAWLFGRLLGVRGDTQTLIGVGTAICGASAIAAATAAIGAKKSSVAYALATIFTFNVVAVLAFPPLGHLLGLDAQAFGLWAGTAINDTSSVVAAGYTYSQEAGDQALVVKLTRSLMLIPIVIGLVILKSRREARVAGRVSGAEPVAAGKLPWRRMVPLFLIGFIVAAGLRSAGVVPDAWQESLSLVGTFLITSALVAIGLSMRPSELRKAGWRPLALGALLWMSVALSSLGLQLLTGTL, encoded by the coding sequence GTGGTCGAGCCTGAGCCTGTCTCGAAGCCGCACTTCATTGAGCGCGTCCCGGGGCTGTTGGTGGTGCTCGCGCTGGCGGGGGCCGCGGTGCCGCTCGGGCGATTGGTGCCGGTGATCGGCGGGCCGGTCTTCGGGATCGTGCTCGGCGTCCTGGCCGGCGTGCTCGTGCCGGCGCTGCGCGGGTCCTGGTCGCGGCCGGGGTATGAGTTCGCGTCGAAGACATTGCTGCAACTGTCGATCGTCGTGCTCGGCACCGGGCTGTCGCTCCAGCAGGTCGTGAAGGTCGGCGGTGAGTCGCTCCCGGTGATGCTCGGGACGTTGACGGTCGCGCTCGGCGGTGCCTGGTTGTTCGGTCGCCTGCTCGGAGTACGCGGTGACACTCAAACCCTCATCGGAGTCGGTACTGCGATCTGCGGGGCCTCGGCGATTGCCGCCGCCACCGCCGCGATCGGTGCGAAGAAGTCGTCGGTCGCCTACGCGCTGGCCACGATCTTCACCTTCAATGTGGTCGCGGTACTCGCCTTCCCGCCGCTCGGTCACCTCCTGGGCCTCGACGCCCAAGCCTTCGGCCTCTGGGCCGGTACCGCCATCAACGACACCTCCTCGGTAGTTGCCGCCGGCTACACCTACTCCCAGGAAGCCGGCGACCAAGCACTGGTCGTCAAGCTCACCCGCTCCCTGATGCTCATCCCCATCGTCATCGGCCTCGTCATCCTGAAGTCGCGGCGGGAGGCGCGGGTGGCCGGTCGTGTGTCTGGGGCGGAGCCGGTTGCTGCGGGCAAGCTGCCGTGGCGACGGATGGTGCCGTTGTTCCTCATCGGGTTCATCGTGGCCGCTGGGCTGCGGAGCGCGGGTGTGGTGCCGGATGCGTGGCAGGAGAGCTTGTCGCTGGTCGGGACGTTCTTGATCACCTCGGCGTTGGTGGCGATCGGGCTGTCTATGCGGCCGAGTGAACTGCGCAAGGCCGGTTGGCGGCCGTTGGCGTTGGGCGCGTTGTTGTGGATGTCCGTAGCACTGAGCAGCCTGGGGCTGCAACTGCTCACCGGCACGTTGTGA
- a CDS encoding flavin reductase family protein: protein MTHLTIEPSILYVGTPVELISTANGDGTVNLAPMSSAWALGDVVVLGIGTDGQTAHNLLERPEMVINFPSPELWTAVESIAGMTGRYPVPEEKRDRFRYEPAKFEAAGLTPVPSELVGPPRVAECPLQFEAVADDIRLDASGNFFIVEARVVRVHADPRIVVPGTSYVDPRRWSPLIYNFRHYFGLGEQLGESFRTETPTAATCNSVSGVG, encoded by the coding sequence ATGACGCATCTGACGATCGAACCGTCCATCCTGTACGTCGGTACGCCGGTCGAATTGATCAGTACGGCCAACGGCGACGGCACCGTCAACCTCGCCCCGATGTCGTCGGCCTGGGCACTTGGCGATGTCGTTGTCCTCGGCATCGGTACGGACGGCCAGACCGCGCACAACCTGCTGGAACGCCCAGAGATGGTGATCAACTTCCCGTCGCCGGAGCTCTGGACGGCGGTCGAGAGCATCGCGGGGATGACCGGCCGGTACCCGGTACCGGAGGAGAAGCGTGATCGGTTCCGGTATGAGCCGGCCAAGTTCGAGGCGGCCGGGCTGACGCCGGTACCGTCCGAGCTGGTCGGTCCACCGCGGGTCGCCGAATGCCCGTTGCAGTTCGAGGCCGTTGCCGACGACATCCGATTGGATGCTAGCGGCAACTTCTTCATCGTCGAGGCGCGAGTGGTACGCGTCCACGCCGACCCGCGCATCGTCGTACCGGGAACCTCGTACGTCGACCCGCGGCGGTGGTCGCCGTTGATCTACAACTTCCGCCACTACTTCGGACTGGGCGAGCAACTCGGCGAGAGCTTCCGCACCGAGACCCCCACTGCAGCAACGTGCAACAGCGTCTCCGGGGTGGGGTGA
- the pqqC gene encoding pyrroloquinoline-quinone synthase PqqC, with protein MNAEEFTAALRGLSCRYWGTHPFHRRLHAGDLDERELRLWAANRWYYQSMIPQKDAAIISNCPLPHVRRQWLDRITYHDGKTGQDGKAGEDGGLERWLKVCEAVGLTREEVLDERHLAPGVRFAVDAYVTFARTKPWVEAVASGLTEMFSGHLMKQRVVDMLTAYEWIRAEDLAYFTNRIDAVSGEGQATLDLVVEHCITREQQDKAIAALSFKCDVLWSMLDAIERAAAKQ; from the coding sequence ATGAATGCCGAGGAATTCACCGCCGCATTACGCGGGCTGTCGTGCCGGTACTGGGGAACGCACCCGTTCCACCGGCGGCTGCACGCCGGCGACCTGGACGAGCGGGAGCTGCGCCTGTGGGCCGCCAACCGCTGGTACTACCAGAGCATGATCCCGCAGAAGGACGCGGCGATCATCAGCAACTGCCCCCTGCCGCACGTCCGTCGCCAGTGGCTCGACCGCATCACCTACCACGACGGCAAGACCGGCCAAGATGGCAAGGCAGGCGAAGACGGCGGACTCGAGCGCTGGCTGAAGGTCTGCGAAGCAGTCGGCCTCACCCGCGAGGAAGTGCTCGACGAGCGCCACCTCGCCCCTGGCGTACGGTTCGCCGTCGACGCCTATGTCACCTTCGCCCGTACCAAGCCTTGGGTGGAGGCTGTCGCGTCCGGTCTGACCGAGATGTTCTCCGGCCACCTGATGAAGCAACGCGTGGTGGACATGCTCACGGCGTACGAGTGGATCCGCGCCGAGGACCTCGCCTACTTCACCAACCGCATCGACGCGGTCTCCGGCGAAGGGCAGGCGACGCTCGACCTGGTCGTCGAGCACTGCATCACCCGCGAGCAACAGGACAAGGCGATCGCCGCACTCTCCTTCAAATGCGACGTCCTCTGGTCCATGCTCGACGCGATCGAACGAGCCGCGGCCAAGCAATGA
- a CDS encoding sigma-70 family RNA polymerase sigma factor, translating to MADDRAALLRELHDVHAPSLWRFVVRLTGDDRFAEDVVQETLLRAWRRPQILTEDEAGARAWLFTVARNLVIDDRRSARVTREVASDDLPERPSADHANAVLDAWLVSDSLAQLSDDHRQVIVRAYYGRRTVTDIAKELDIPAGTVKSRLHYGLRALKLALQERGVTKE from the coding sequence ATGGCCGACGACCGCGCGGCGCTGCTGCGGGAGCTGCACGACGTGCATGCGCCCTCGTTGTGGCGGTTCGTCGTCCGGCTGACCGGGGACGACCGGTTCGCCGAGGATGTCGTTCAGGAGACCCTGCTGCGGGCGTGGCGGCGCCCGCAGATCCTGACCGAGGACGAGGCGGGGGCCCGGGCCTGGCTGTTCACGGTGGCGCGCAACCTCGTCATCGACGACCGGCGCAGTGCCCGGGTCACCCGGGAGGTGGCCAGTGACGACCTGCCGGAGAGACCCAGCGCCGACCACGCGAACGCAGTACTGGACGCATGGCTGGTGTCTGACTCGCTGGCCCAGTTGTCGGACGACCACCGGCAGGTGATCGTGCGCGCGTACTACGGCCGGCGCACGGTCACCGACATCGCCAAGGAGCTCGACATACCGGCCGGCACGGTGAAGTCGCGGCTGCACTACGGGCTGCGGGCGCTGAAGCTGGCGCTGCAGGAGAGGGGGGTGACGAAGGAATGA
- a CDS encoding ANTAR domain-containing protein: protein MSDELAQELARMAQDLYEQPDVEHTAKRFLDYVTAAIGVSHASVVLVHRAGRLETAAATEDTDRLQQFAGVLTISLRTPTSTVGALNLYDEAPNRFTDQDALRAQLYADHAALAIARARSEASLWQAIEARRLIGQAQGILMERFELTGDQAFAVLRRYSQDSNVKLRDVARKLIATRNLGENL from the coding sequence GTGAGCGACGAGCTGGCCCAGGAGCTGGCTCGGATGGCGCAAGACCTGTATGAGCAGCCTGACGTCGAGCACACCGCCAAGCGGTTCCTCGACTACGTGACGGCCGCGATCGGCGTCAGTCACGCGAGCGTAGTACTGGTTCATCGAGCCGGCCGGCTGGAGACTGCCGCCGCCACCGAGGACACCGACCGGCTGCAGCAGTTCGCCGGCGTCCTCACCATCAGCCTTCGTACGCCGACCAGCACCGTCGGCGCCCTCAATCTGTACGACGAGGCGCCGAACCGGTTCACGGATCAGGACGCGCTCCGAGCCCAGCTGTACGCCGACCACGCCGCCCTCGCGATCGCCCGGGCGCGCTCCGAGGCGAGCCTGTGGCAGGCGATCGAGGCGCGCAGACTGATCGGCCAGGCGCAGGGAATCCTGATGGAACGCTTCGAGCTGACCGGCGACCAGGCGTTCGCAGTACTGCGTCGCTACTCCCAGGACTCCAACGTCAAACTCCGCGACGTGGCCCGGAAACTGATCGCCACCAGGAATCTTGGCGAAAACCTGTAA
- a CDS encoding serine hydrolase, producing the protein MTGRIRATFEDAGARGWLHAVSLEHPEQTVDLDPDVVVPIASVYKLPLLVAFCHLVDSGELDPREQLTLQPGDRIPGATGLSILRDPVTMSLRDLAVMMMAVSDNAAADALLNQVGVDRLAELLQSFGLQHTQVRRGAAGNLRELRRRTGASDVDAAFAVLADNDQTDPVGVYDAAGMAASSARDMTTLLADLWSGRLLSDEQTAFAQTLLQQQVFTQRLASGFPYDGVRVAGKTGTFGALRHEVGVIVMPAGDAYAIAVFTHAARGDNRLPRVDAAIGEAARLAIDQLR; encoded by the coding sequence ATGACGGGCAGGATTCGGGCGACCTTCGAGGATGCGGGCGCTCGCGGTTGGTTGCATGCTGTCTCGCTCGAGCACCCGGAGCAGACTGTCGATCTGGACCCGGACGTCGTAGTACCGATTGCCTCGGTCTACAAGCTTCCGCTGCTGGTTGCCTTCTGCCACCTGGTGGACAGTGGCGAGCTAGACCCGCGCGAGCAGCTAACCCTGCAGCCGGGCGACCGCATCCCCGGCGCCACCGGCCTGTCGATCCTCCGCGACCCCGTGACGATGTCCCTGCGCGACCTGGCCGTCATGATGATGGCCGTCTCCGACAACGCCGCCGCCGACGCCTTGCTCAACCAGGTTGGTGTGGATCGCCTGGCCGAGCTACTGCAGTCGTTCGGCCTACAGCACACCCAGGTACGCCGCGGCGCCGCCGGCAACCTCCGTGAGCTGCGACGACGGACCGGGGCGAGTGACGTCGACGCGGCGTTCGCAGTACTGGCTGACAACGACCAGACGGACCCAGTGGGCGTGTACGACGCCGCCGGGATGGCCGCGAGCTCCGCCAGGGACATGACGACGCTCCTGGCCGACCTGTGGTCCGGACGGCTGCTGTCCGACGAGCAGACGGCATTCGCCCAGACCCTCCTGCAGCAACAGGTCTTCACGCAACGCCTAGCCTCCGGCTTCCCGTACGACGGAGTGCGCGTCGCCGGCAAGACGGGAACGTTCGGCGCCCTACGCCACGAGGTAGGAGTGATCGTGATGCCCGCAGGCGACGCCTACGCCATCGCCGTCTTCACCCACGCAGCAAGAGGCGACAACCGCCTCCCCCGCGTCGACGCAGCCATCGGCGAAGCCGCCCGCCTGGCCATCGACCAACTGCGCTAA
- a CDS encoding LysR family transcriptional regulator yields the protein MLTERYLQIFVALAEEQHFGDAARVVGITQPPLSQGLRRLEAMVGAKLFERGLGRVELTAAGAALLPYARRALGAIDEFHHAAVAQDPEGPEIRLGLAPEVPAAVGAAVAAACGEAVRGSRVTAISAPTSALVNQVSSGRLGLAVVLHPAVLDGLQAGPVTLLRTWALVPTSLHPDDGQPLPLRQLDGLPIAVRPRAEAPAARDLFLDTLGLHRPSGGTVVVTDDRAALAMAAAGQAIVITPDDSLQAAGVGRHRLVDDPLPIRLRLVHPHPGTPNALPPEALPHLTQALATAPSRPPAELQQ from the coding sequence ATGCTGACTGAGCGGTATCTGCAGATCTTTGTGGCGCTCGCCGAGGAGCAGCACTTCGGGGATGCGGCGCGGGTGGTCGGGATCACCCAGCCGCCGCTGTCGCAGGGGCTTCGGCGGTTGGAGGCGATGGTCGGGGCCAAGCTGTTCGAGCGCGGCCTCGGGCGGGTTGAACTCACAGCAGCAGGAGCAGCTCTGCTGCCGTATGCGCGGCGAGCGCTGGGAGCGATCGACGAGTTCCACCACGCGGCGGTCGCTCAGGACCCTGAGGGGCCGGAGATTCGACTCGGGCTGGCTCCTGAGGTACCTGCGGCTGTGGGCGCGGCGGTTGCTGCCGCCTGTGGTGAGGCCGTACGTGGGAGTCGGGTGACCGCTATCTCCGCGCCCACCAGCGCTCTGGTCAACCAGGTATCGTCCGGCCGGCTCGGGCTGGCCGTAGTACTGCACCCGGCTGTGCTCGATGGCCTCCAGGCAGGGCCAGTGACGCTCCTCAGAACCTGGGCGCTAGTACCGACCTCGCTCCACCCCGACGACGGACAGCCACTGCCGCTCCGCCAGCTCGACGGACTGCCAATCGCAGTACGGCCGCGTGCAGAAGCCCCTGCCGCCAGGGACCTCTTCCTCGACACCCTCGGCCTCCACAGACCCAGCGGCGGCACAGTAGTCGTCACCGACGACAGAGCAGCCCTAGCCATGGCCGCAGCCGGACAAGCGATCGTCATCACCCCAGACGACTCCCTCCAAGCAGCAGGCGTCGGCAGACACCGCCTAGTCGACGACCCCCTCCCCATCCGCCTCCGCCTCGTCCACCCCCACCCCGGCACCCCGAACGCCCTCCCGCCCGAAGCCCTACCCCACCTAACCCAAGCCCTGGCCACCGCGCCCTCCCGGCCACCAGCGGAGCTCCAGCAATGA
- a CDS encoding helix-turn-helix domain-containing protein has translation MNTSTEGQELAAWAKMLADSTRATVCLALLDQRAWTATELAKLAGVSRPTISEHLNVLVDGGLLSEVRQGRHRYVKLAGPETAELLEGLAALAPRRPATATSLAGASKRDSFARARMCYDHFAGRLGVALTDAMTERGLLDWSEGVALTPEGTDWLAELGIVVERRHGRPAVRSCLDVTERRPHLAGAVGAAMCAHALREGWVTRISGGRALKVTGSVETFGLGDSVVRELLARS, from the coding sequence GTGAACACGTCGACGGAGGGCCAGGAGCTTGCGGCTTGGGCGAAGATGCTCGCCGACTCCACCAGGGCCACGGTGTGCCTCGCGCTGCTCGACCAGCGGGCGTGGACAGCGACCGAGCTCGCCAAGCTGGCAGGGGTTTCGCGGCCGACGATCAGCGAACACCTCAACGTGCTGGTCGACGGCGGCCTGCTCAGCGAAGTACGACAGGGACGGCATCGGTACGTGAAACTCGCCGGTCCGGAGACGGCTGAGTTGCTGGAAGGCCTTGCGGCGTTGGCTCCCCGGCGCCCGGCCACGGCAACGAGTCTCGCCGGGGCCTCGAAGCGGGACTCCTTCGCCCGCGCCCGGATGTGTTACGACCATTTCGCCGGCCGGCTCGGCGTCGCGCTCACGGACGCGATGACGGAGCGTGGCCTGCTCGACTGGTCGGAAGGCGTCGCGCTCACGCCTGAGGGCACCGACTGGCTCGCAGAACTCGGCATCGTGGTCGAGCGGCGGCATGGGCGTCCCGCAGTACGGTCATGTCTTGATGTGACCGAGCGTCGACCTCATCTGGCCGGCGCTGTTGGGGCCGCCATGTGCGCACATGCGTTGCGGGAAGGCTGGGTGACGCGCATCTCCGGCGGCCGCGCACTCAAAGTCACCGGTTCGGTCGAGACCTTCGGTCTTGGTGACAGTGTGGTGCGAGAACTGCTCGCCAGATCATGA
- the pqqD gene encoding pyrroloquinoline quinone biosynthesis peptide chaperone PqqD has product MSLQAGKPRLKRGVRLTYDHTRDLQVLLYPEGVLVPNPTATAILQLCDGESDVEQITLALSNQYDGVQPQQVVDVLARLADRQVVEWS; this is encoded by the coding sequence ATGAGCCTTCAAGCAGGGAAGCCCCGGCTCAAACGAGGTGTGCGACTCACCTACGACCACACCAGAGACCTCCAGGTACTCCTCTACCCCGAGGGCGTGCTCGTCCCCAACCCGACGGCGACCGCCATCCTCCAGCTCTGCGACGGTGAGTCCGACGTCGAGCAGATCACCCTTGCCCTGAGCAACCAGTACGACGGCGTGCAACCCCAGCAGGTCGTCGACGTCCTCGCCCGGCTCGCCGATCGACAGGTGGTGGAGTGGTCATGA
- a CDS encoding oxidoreductase has product MTTNLPGGALTLADDLTISRMGYGAMQLAGPGVFGPPKDHDEAIAVLRTAVELGITHIDTSDFYGPVVTNELIREALHPYAADLHIVTKVGARRGSDGSWNPAQEPEDLKAQVRDNLEHLGLDTLDVVNLRAPGHEEVSDASIAAAFTALAELQQEGLIKHLGLSGVSDAQLTEAQAIAPVVTVQNLYNLAKRGDDALVDRCAAEGIAYASFFPLGGFSPLESETLTKVAARVGATAQQVALAWLLQRSPTLVLIPGTSSVAHLRENFAAAALVLPDDAITELDTIGR; this is encoded by the coding sequence ATGACTACAAACCTTCCCGGCGGGGCTCTCACGCTTGCGGACGATCTCACCATCAGCCGGATGGGCTACGGCGCCATGCAGCTGGCCGGGCCCGGTGTGTTCGGTCCGCCGAAGGACCACGACGAGGCGATCGCCGTACTGCGTACTGCGGTCGAGCTGGGCATCACGCACATCGACACGAGCGACTTCTACGGACCAGTGGTGACCAATGAGCTGATCAGGGAGGCACTGCACCCGTATGCCGCCGACCTGCACATCGTCACCAAGGTAGGAGCCCGGCGCGGCTCCGATGGCAGCTGGAACCCGGCGCAGGAGCCCGAGGACCTCAAGGCCCAGGTCCGGGACAACCTCGAGCACCTCGGGCTCGACACGCTCGACGTCGTCAACCTCCGCGCGCCGGGGCACGAGGAGGTCAGCGACGCGTCGATCGCCGCGGCGTTCACGGCGCTGGCCGAGTTGCAGCAGGAGGGGCTGATCAAGCACCTCGGGTTGAGTGGTGTCTCGGACGCGCAGCTCACGGAGGCGCAGGCGATCGCACCGGTCGTCACGGTGCAGAACCTCTACAACCTGGCCAAGCGCGGCGACGACGCACTCGTCGACCGGTGCGCGGCCGAGGGGATCGCGTATGCGTCGTTCTTCCCGCTCGGTGGGTTCAGCCCGCTGGAGTCGGAGACGCTGACGAAGGTCGCCGCCCGCGTCGGCGCCACCGCCCAGCAGGTCGCCCTGGCCTGGCTCCTCCAGCGCTCGCCAACGCTGGTACTGATCCCCGGTACGTCCTCGGTCGCACACCTCCGCGAGAACTTCGCCGCCGCCGCGCTGGTCCTCCCCGACGACGCGATCACCGAACTGGACACCATCGGCAGGTAG